ACGGGGAACATCCACATCGGCACCATGGTCGGAAAGTTGAACGGCGTGATACCGGCAACCACGCCCAAGGACTGACGGATCGAGTGGGTATCGACGTTGGTGGCGACGGCTTCGGAGAACTCGCCCTTCAACAGTTGCGGAATGCCGCAAGCGAACTCAACCACCTCGATGCCACGGCCAAGCTCGCCTTTGGCGTCGTCCAGGGTCTTGCCGTGTTCTTGCGACACCAACTGCGCGATTTCGTCTTGGTGGGCGTACAGCAGTTCGCGGAATTTGAACATCACCGCGGCACGCTTGGCCGGTGCGGTGGCGGCCCAGGCCGGAAACGCCGCTTTGGCGGACGCAATTGCGGCTTTCACCTCGGCGGCGCTGGCCAGTGGCACCTGAGCATGCGATTCGCCGGTCGCCGGATTGAACACGTCTTGAAAATTGCCCGACGTGCCGGGTACGCGCGCGCCGTCGATGAAGTGGGTCAGTTGTTCGGTCATGGGAATACCCCGTTTTCAAAAATTCGAGAGCGACGGCCTCCGACGTCATAGAAACGCCGGAAGCCGTGATCTTGGATAAGGCTGGCAATAGCGCATTTGAACGCCATTGGCATAGCCACACTTTCACGATGCGGAAGTGGCTTTCAGCCCGGATCAGTCCGTGGTTTTCAAGATGTCGCCGATGATACCAAAGATTTCATCGATCTGGGCCTTGGAAATGATCAGCGGCGGCGAAAGTGCAATGGTATCGCCGGTGGTGCGGATCAACAGGCCCTTTTCGAACGCCTTCAAGAATACGTCGAAAGCGCGCGCGCCAACCTTGCCGGGACGCGCCTGCAGCTCGATGCCTGCGACCAGACCAATGTTGCGCACGTCGATCACGTGCGGCGCACCGTTGAGGCTGTGGGCGGCGTCTTGCCAATAGGCCTCAAGCTCGGCTGCACGCGTGTACAGACCTTCATCGCGGTATACGTTTTGCGTCGCCAATGCCGCAGCGCAGGCCAGCGGATGAGCGGAATAGGTATAACCGTGGAACAGTTCGATCGCACCTTCGGGGGCCGTGTTCACGATGGTGTCGTATATGCCGTCGCGGGCGAAAACCGCACCCATCGGCACGGTGCCGCTGTTGAGACCCTTGGCGGTGGTGACTAGATCGGGTGTGACATTGAATTTTTCGACCGCAAACGCCGTGCCGAGGCGACCAAAGCCTGTGATGACTTCGTCGAAAATCAACAAGATGCCGTGCTTGTCGCAGATTTCGCGCAGACGGTCCAGGTAGCCCTTGGGCGGAATGAACACACCGGCGGACCCGACCATCGGCTCGACGATCACAGCGGCGATGGTCGATGCATCGTGCAGCGCGACCATGGCTTCCAGCTCGCTGGCGATCTCGGCGCCGGTTTCGGGCTGGCCTTTGGAAAAGCCCATGGTGTCGCGTTTGTAAAAGAACGGCATGTGATCGACGGCCGGCAATTGGTTGCCGAACTGTTTGCGGTTGTTGCCCAAACCGCCGACGCTGATGCCGCCAAAGCCGACGCCGTGGTAACCCTTGTCGCGGCCGATAAACTTGACGCGCGAACCCTCGCCGCGGGCCTTGTGATAGGCCAGCGCGATCTTCAACGCGGTGTCGACGGATTCGGAACCCGAATTGGTGAAGAACACGTGGTTCAAATCGCCCGGCATGATGTCGGCCAAACGGCTGGCCAGTTCAAATGCGACC
This region of Magnetovibrio sp. genomic DNA includes:
- a CDS encoding aspartate aminotransferase family protein yields the protein MAAASHNRNDLEAYWMPFTANRQFKSAPRMLVAAKDMHYTSSDGRQILDGTAGLWCCNAGHGRPEIVEAIQKQALEMDYAPPFQVGHPVAFELASRLADIMPGDLNHVFFTNSGSESVDTALKIALAYHKARGEGSRVKFIGRDKGYHGVGFGGISVGGLGNNRKQFGNQLPAVDHMPFFYKRDTMGFSKGQPETGAEIASELEAMVALHDASTIAAVIVEPMVGSAGVFIPPKGYLDRLREICDKHGILLIFDEVITGFGRLGTAFAVEKFNVTPDLVTTAKGLNSGTVPMGAVFARDGIYDTIVNTAPEGAIELFHGYTYSAHPLACAAALATQNVYRDEGLYTRAAELEAYWQDAAHSLNGAPHVIDVRNIGLVAGIELQARPGKVGARAFDVFLKAFEKGLLIRTTGDTIALSPPLIISKAQIDEIFGIIGDILKTTD